One Mycolicibacterium crocinum DNA window includes the following coding sequences:
- a CDS encoding MCE family protein — protein MLTRFVRTQLIIFTVASIVGVAIMLFAYIQVPTLLGLGRLTVKLDLPATGGLYKFSNVTYRGLQVGKVTSVELTDTGARATLSLDTSPKIPADLKAEVRSMSAVGEQYVELLPRNDKAPYLQDGSVIPVGNTSIPQAVGPMLDQVSKLMDTIPKDKLSQLLGETYQAFNGTGYDFGSLVDSGATITRDANSVSDNTRALIDDARPFVGAQEMTTDSIRTWAQSLAGITDQVANNDPQFRAILRDGPGFAQETSRLLEQIKPTLPVLLANMTTFGQIFLTYNKSVEQLLVLVPPFVAQIQTYAPTNNPTGLPNGDFSLGLGDPAACTVGFLPPSSWRNPADTSVIDTPDGLYCKLPQDSPVAVRGARNYPCMEHPGKRAPTVELCNDPNGFQPLAQRQHVTGPYPIDPNLVAQGVPVDTRALPSSNLFGPLNGTPLPPGVTAPPPGAPPIDSPPPNFAGTNPGSMLPGQPTYLTPPVTPPGPEGNIGPDPINLPGPANMLPTDLQPPPPAEPGTPQVAPSAFTPNGQKAPALQVAKYDPRTGQYMGSDGTLYRQTNLAKPATTWQDMLQS, from the coding sequence TTTGTCCGGACTCAGCTGATCATCTTCACCGTCGCCTCCATCGTCGGTGTGGCGATCATGCTGTTCGCCTACATCCAGGTGCCGACGCTGCTCGGCCTGGGCCGGCTGACGGTCAAGCTCGATCTCCCCGCGACCGGCGGTCTGTACAAATTCAGCAACGTCACCTACCGGGGCCTGCAGGTCGGCAAGGTCACCTCCGTCGAGCTCACCGACACCGGTGCCCGGGCGACGCTCTCGCTGGATACGTCGCCGAAGATCCCGGCCGACCTCAAGGCCGAGGTGCGCAGCATGTCCGCGGTCGGCGAGCAGTACGTGGAACTGTTGCCGCGCAATGACAAAGCGCCCTACCTGCAGGACGGATCGGTCATCCCGGTCGGCAACACCTCGATCCCGCAAGCGGTCGGACCGATGCTCGACCAGGTGAGCAAGCTGATGGACACCATCCCGAAAGACAAGCTGAGCCAGCTGCTGGGGGAGACCTACCAGGCCTTCAACGGCACGGGTTACGACTTCGGTTCGCTAGTCGACTCCGGCGCGACAATCACCCGGGACGCCAACAGCGTCTCCGATAACACGCGTGCCCTGATCGATGACGCGCGCCCGTTCGTCGGGGCGCAGGAGATGACCACCGACTCGATCCGCACCTGGGCGCAGAGCCTGGCCGGCATCACCGACCAGGTGGCCAACAACGACCCGCAGTTCCGCGCGATCCTTCGCGATGGTCCGGGGTTCGCCCAGGAGACCTCGAGACTCCTCGAGCAGATAAAGCCGACGCTGCCAGTGCTTTTGGCGAACATGACCACCTTCGGCCAGATCTTCCTCACCTACAACAAGTCGGTCGAACAGCTGCTGGTCCTCGTTCCGCCGTTCGTCGCGCAGATCCAGACCTACGCGCCGACGAACAACCCGACCGGCCTGCCCAACGGTGACTTCTCGCTCGGCCTTGGTGATCCGGCGGCGTGTACGGTCGGCTTCCTTCCGCCGTCGTCCTGGCGAAACCCCGCCGACACATCGGTCATCGACACCCCCGACGGCCTGTACTGCAAGCTGCCACAGGATTCGCCGGTGGCGGTGCGTGGTGCGCGCAACTACCCTTGCATGGAGCACCCCGGCAAGCGTGCACCGACCGTCGAACTGTGCAACGATCCCAACGGTTTTCAGCCGCTGGCGCAGCGTCAGCACGTCACCGGTCCGTACCCGATCGACCCCAACCTTGTCGCTCAGGGCGTCCCGGTCGACACCCGGGCGCTGCCAAGCTCCAATCTCTTCGGGCCCCTGAACGGCACTCCGCTGCCGCCGGGAGTGACCGCACCCCCGCCGGGCGCGCCGCCGATCGATTCGCCCCCACCGAATTTCGCGGGCACCAATCCCGGGTCGATGTTGCCGGGCCAGCCGACGTACCTAACCCCGCCGGTGACGCCGCCGGGGCCGGAAGGCAACATCGGTCCGGATCCGATCAATCTGCCGGGGCCGGCCAACATGCTGCCGACTGATCTGCAGCCGCCCCCACCGGCCGAGCCCGGCACGCCGCAGGTTGCTCCGAGCGCCTTCACTCCCAACGGGCAGAAGGCGCCCGCACTGCAGGTCGCCAAGTATGACCCGCGTACGGGGCAGTACATGGGCAGCGACGGCACGCTGTACCGCCAGACGAACCTGGCCAAGCCCGCAACGACGTGGCAGGACATGCTGCAGAGCTGA
- a CDS encoding cytochrome P450, protein MTDFATVDFLTDQSLVPDPYPYYDYLREQSPVLRLEPHGFVAVTGYEEALEVYKNPEDFSNIVALGGPFPPLPFTPEGDDLNAQIDAHRNQFPMYEHMVTMDPPDHTKARSLLSRLLTPKRLKENEDFMWKLADRQLDEFISLGHSEFLAEYAKPFSLLVIADLLGVPEEDHKEFRTVLGADRPGARVGNLDHEKMGLNPLEFLDEKFCNYLEERRRNPRGDVLTDLATAKYPDGSTPEVIDVARTATFLFAAGQETTAKLLSAAIKALVERPDLQQALREDRSLIPTFVEESLRLESPVKSDSRLARRSSKVGGMDIKAGTVVMVLPGAANRDPRRFTDPHEFQVRRPNVREHIAFGRGVHSCPGAPLARVEGRVSLERMLDRMGEITVDEEFHGPADDRRFSYEPTYILRGLADIHVKFTGRG, encoded by the coding sequence ATGACCGATTTCGCCACCGTTGACTTCCTCACCGATCAGTCGCTGGTTCCCGACCCCTACCCGTACTACGACTACCTGCGCGAGCAGAGCCCGGTTCTGCGGCTCGAGCCGCACGGTTTCGTCGCCGTCACCGGATACGAGGAGGCGTTGGAGGTCTACAAAAACCCCGAGGACTTCTCCAACATCGTGGCCCTCGGCGGCCCCTTCCCGCCCCTGCCGTTCACCCCGGAGGGCGACGACCTCAATGCGCAGATCGACGCGCACCGCAACCAATTCCCGATGTACGAGCACATGGTGACGATGGATCCGCCGGACCACACCAAGGCGCGCTCGCTGCTGAGCCGGCTGCTGACCCCCAAGCGGCTCAAGGAAAACGAAGACTTCATGTGGAAACTCGCCGACCGCCAACTCGACGAGTTCATCTCGCTGGGCCACAGCGAGTTCCTGGCTGAATACGCAAAACCGTTCTCGCTGTTGGTGATTGCCGACCTCCTCGGCGTTCCCGAAGAGGATCATAAAGAATTCCGCACCGTACTCGGGGCCGACCGGCCGGGTGCGCGGGTGGGCAACCTCGACCACGAGAAGATGGGCCTCAACCCCCTGGAGTTCCTGGACGAGAAGTTCTGTAACTACCTCGAAGAGCGTCGCCGCAACCCGCGCGGGGATGTGCTGACCGATCTGGCGACCGCCAAGTACCCGGACGGCTCGACCCCGGAGGTCATCGACGTGGCCCGCACCGCGACGTTCCTATTCGCCGCCGGGCAGGAGACCACCGCCAAACTGCTGTCGGCGGCGATCAAGGCACTGGTCGAGCGGCCCGACCTGCAGCAGGCCCTGCGCGAGGACCGCAGCCTGATCCCGACGTTCGTCGAGGAGTCACTGCGCCTGGAGAGCCCGGTCAAGAGCGACTCCCGGCTGGCTCGCCGTTCGTCGAAGGTCGGCGGGATGGACATCAAGGCAGGCACGGTCGTGATGGTGCTGCCCGGCGCGGCCAACCGCGATCCGCGGCGATTCACCGATCCCCACGAATTCCAGGTCCGCAGGCCCAACGTCCGTGAGCACATCGCATTCGGCCGCGGCGTGCATTCCTGCCCGGGCGCGCCGCTGGCGCGGGTCGAGGGCCGAGTGTCCCTGGAGCGCATGCTGGACCGGATGGGCGAGATCACCGTCGACGAGGAATTCCACGGACCTGCCGACGACCGTCGGTTCAGCTACGAGCCGACCTACATCCTGCGTGGGCTGGCCGACATCCACGTGAAGTTCACCGGCAGAGGCTGA